From the genome of Glycine max cultivar Williams 82 chromosome 2, Glycine_max_v4.0, whole genome shotgun sequence, one region includes:
- the LOC100796869 gene encoding deoxynucleoside triphosphate triphosphohydrolase SAMHD1 homolog isoform X2 produces MAGPVSSLGYVNTERKFLKHIRDNVHGNILLEPIFLSFMDTEQFQRLRDLKQLGLSYMVYPGAVHSRFEHSLGVYWLAGKAIDAIKKYQGQELGIEHTDVLTVKLAGLLHDVGHGPFSHTFERGFLPLVLQGSTWSHEEMSVKMIDHIVDQHKIDLDSELLKKVKEMITSSPGHSSQREKRFLYDIVANGRNGIDVDKFDYIVRDSRACGLGCNFQHERLMETMHVVDDEICYRANDYLTVHKLFATRADLHQTVYTHAKVKAIELMVIDALVKANPFLQITSLIHQPSEFWKLDDSILKTIESSSQQELKESRDLIQRIRRRDLYQYCNEFSVPKERLDHFRSITPQDIVCSQTNGANLKEEDVVVSYVKIDLTRGRANPLGSVNFFKEYGSKEKFRIPNDCISHLLPAYCEDVIVRVYSREREQVEAVSNAFENYQLKTFGRKKQVHDTPEKKKRPKYFPSL; encoded by the exons ATGGCTGGTCCTGTTTCCTCGCTCGGCTACGTCAATACGGAAAGGAAATTCCTTAAGCATATCCGTGACAACGTTCACGGCAACATTTTGCTGGAGCCG ATATTCTTGAGCTTTATGGACACGGAACAATTTCAAAG ACTTCGTGATTTGAAACAACTTG GCCTAAGTTATATGGTTTACCCTGGAGCCGTCCATTCTCGCTTTGAGCATTCACTGGGTGTTTATTGGCTGGCTGGAAAAGCTATTGATGCCATTAAAAAATACCAA GGCCAAGAGCTTGGTATTGAACATACTGATGTATTGACAGTAAAACTTGCAG GATTGCTACATGATGTTGGTCATGGTCCATTCAGCCACACTTTTGAGCGTGGATTCCTTCCGCTTGTTCTTCAGGGCTCCACTTG GTCACACGAGGAAATGTCTGTGAAGATGATAGATCACATTGTTGATCAACACAAAATTGATCTGGATTCTGAACTCCTAAAGAAAGTGAAG GAAATGATCACTTCTAGCCCAGGCCATTCTTCACAAAGA GAAAAGCGGTTCTTGTATGATATTGTTGCAAATGGTCGCAATGGAATTGATGTTGACAA GTTTGACTACATTGTTCGTGATTCCCGGGCTTGTGGCCTAGGGTGCAACTTTCAGCATGAGag ATTGATGGAGACCATGCATGTTGTGGATGATGAAATTTGTTACCGTGCTAATGATT ATCTAACTGTTCACAAGTTATTTGCAACTCGGGCAGATCTTCATCAAACAGTCTATACACATGCAAAAGTAAAA GCAATAGAATTGATGGTCATAGATGCACTGGTCAAAGCAAATCCGTTTCTTCAAATTACATCCTTAATTCATCAACCATCTGAATTTTGGAAG TTAGATGATTCAATTCTTAAAACGATTGAATCTTCTTCTCAACAAGAGCTGAAGGAATCCAGGGACTTGATCCAACGCATTCGAAGAAGGGATCTATACCAG TACTGCAATGAATTTTCTGTTCCCAAGGAAAGACTGGACCACTTCAGAAGTATCACACCCCAAGATATCGTTTGTTCCCAG acTAATGGTGCCAATCTGAAAGAAGAGGATGTTGTTGTGAGctatgttaaaattgatttaacaaGAGGAAGGGCAAATCCTCTTGGAAG TGTTAATTTTTTCAAG GAGTACGGTAGTAAAGAAAAATTCCGCATCCCAAACGATTGCATCAGTCATCTGTTACCAGCATATTGCGAAGATGTGATAGTGAGAGTATACAGTAGGGAACGTGAGCAG GTGGAAGCTGTTTCTAATGCTTTTGAAAATTATCAGCTTAAGACATTTGGAAGGAAAAAACAAGTGCACGATACTCCTGAGAAAAAGAAACGTCCAAAGTACTTTCCAAGCTTGTAA
- the LOC100796869 gene encoding deoxynucleoside triphosphate triphosphohydrolase SAMHD1 homolog isoform X1 gives MAGPVSSLGYVNTERKFLKHIRDNVHGNILLEPIFLSFMDTEQFQRLRDLKQLGLSYMVYPGAVHSRFEHSLGVYWLAGKAIDAIKKYQGQELGIEHTDVLTVKLAGLLHDVGHGPFSHTFERGFLPLVLQGSTWSHEEMSVKMIDHIVDQHKIDLDSELLKKVKEMITSSPGHSSQREKRFLYDIVANGRNGIDVDKFDYIVRDSRACGLGCNFQHERCLFLYSRLMETMHVVDDEICYRANDYLTVHKLFATRADLHQTVYTHAKVKAIELMVIDALVKANPFLQITSLIHQPSEFWKLDDSILKTIESSSQQELKESRDLIQRIRRRDLYQYCNEFSVPKERLDHFRSITPQDIVCSQTNGANLKEEDVVVSYVKIDLTRGRANPLGSVNFFKEYGSKEKFRIPNDCISHLLPAYCEDVIVRVYSREREQVEAVSNAFENYQLKTFGRKKQVHDTPEKKKRPKYFPSL, from the exons ATGGCTGGTCCTGTTTCCTCGCTCGGCTACGTCAATACGGAAAGGAAATTCCTTAAGCATATCCGTGACAACGTTCACGGCAACATTTTGCTGGAGCCG ATATTCTTGAGCTTTATGGACACGGAACAATTTCAAAG ACTTCGTGATTTGAAACAACTTG GCCTAAGTTATATGGTTTACCCTGGAGCCGTCCATTCTCGCTTTGAGCATTCACTGGGTGTTTATTGGCTGGCTGGAAAAGCTATTGATGCCATTAAAAAATACCAA GGCCAAGAGCTTGGTATTGAACATACTGATGTATTGACAGTAAAACTTGCAG GATTGCTACATGATGTTGGTCATGGTCCATTCAGCCACACTTTTGAGCGTGGATTCCTTCCGCTTGTTCTTCAGGGCTCCACTTG GTCACACGAGGAAATGTCTGTGAAGATGATAGATCACATTGTTGATCAACACAAAATTGATCTGGATTCTGAACTCCTAAAGAAAGTGAAG GAAATGATCACTTCTAGCCCAGGCCATTCTTCACAAAGA GAAAAGCGGTTCTTGTATGATATTGTTGCAAATGGTCGCAATGGAATTGATGTTGACAA GTTTGACTACATTGTTCGTGATTCCCGGGCTTGTGGCCTAGGGTGCAACTTTCAGCATGAGaggtgtttatttttatattctag ATTGATGGAGACCATGCATGTTGTGGATGATGAAATTTGTTACCGTGCTAATGATT ATCTAACTGTTCACAAGTTATTTGCAACTCGGGCAGATCTTCATCAAACAGTCTATACACATGCAAAAGTAAAA GCAATAGAATTGATGGTCATAGATGCACTGGTCAAAGCAAATCCGTTTCTTCAAATTACATCCTTAATTCATCAACCATCTGAATTTTGGAAG TTAGATGATTCAATTCTTAAAACGATTGAATCTTCTTCTCAACAAGAGCTGAAGGAATCCAGGGACTTGATCCAACGCATTCGAAGAAGGGATCTATACCAG TACTGCAATGAATTTTCTGTTCCCAAGGAAAGACTGGACCACTTCAGAAGTATCACACCCCAAGATATCGTTTGTTCCCAG acTAATGGTGCCAATCTGAAAGAAGAGGATGTTGTTGTGAGctatgttaaaattgatttaacaaGAGGAAGGGCAAATCCTCTTGGAAG TGTTAATTTTTTCAAG GAGTACGGTAGTAAAGAAAAATTCCGCATCCCAAACGATTGCATCAGTCATCTGTTACCAGCATATTGCGAAGATGTGATAGTGAGAGTATACAGTAGGGAACGTGAGCAG GTGGAAGCTGTTTCTAATGCTTTTGAAAATTATCAGCTTAAGACATTTGGAAGGAAAAAACAAGTGCACGATACTCCTGAGAAAAAGAAACGTCCAAAGTACTTTCCAAGCTTGTAA
- the LOC100796869 gene encoding deoxynucleoside triphosphate triphosphohydrolase SAMHD1 homolog isoform X3, with amino-acid sequence MAGPVSSLGYVNTERKFLKHIRDNVHGNILLEPIFLSFMDTEQFQRLRDLKQLGLSYMVYPGAVHSRFEHSLGVYWLAGKAIDAIKKYQGQELGIEHTDVLTVKLAGLLHDVGHGPFSHTFERGFLPLVLQGSTWSHEEMSVKMIDHIVDQHKIDLDSELLKKVKEMITSSPGHSSQREKRFLYDIVANGRNGIDVDKLMETMHVVDDEICYRANDYLTVHKLFATRADLHQTVYTHAKVKAIELMVIDALVKANPFLQITSLIHQPSEFWKLDDSILKTIESSSQQELKESRDLIQRIRRRDLYQYCNEFSVPKERLDHFRSITPQDIVCSQTNGANLKEEDVVVSYVKIDLTRGRANPLGSVNFFKEYGSKEKFRIPNDCISHLLPAYCEDVIVRVYSREREQVEAVSNAFENYQLKTFGRKKQVHDTPEKKKRPKYFPSL; translated from the exons ATGGCTGGTCCTGTTTCCTCGCTCGGCTACGTCAATACGGAAAGGAAATTCCTTAAGCATATCCGTGACAACGTTCACGGCAACATTTTGCTGGAGCCG ATATTCTTGAGCTTTATGGACACGGAACAATTTCAAAG ACTTCGTGATTTGAAACAACTTG GCCTAAGTTATATGGTTTACCCTGGAGCCGTCCATTCTCGCTTTGAGCATTCACTGGGTGTTTATTGGCTGGCTGGAAAAGCTATTGATGCCATTAAAAAATACCAA GGCCAAGAGCTTGGTATTGAACATACTGATGTATTGACAGTAAAACTTGCAG GATTGCTACATGATGTTGGTCATGGTCCATTCAGCCACACTTTTGAGCGTGGATTCCTTCCGCTTGTTCTTCAGGGCTCCACTTG GTCACACGAGGAAATGTCTGTGAAGATGATAGATCACATTGTTGATCAACACAAAATTGATCTGGATTCTGAACTCCTAAAGAAAGTGAAG GAAATGATCACTTCTAGCCCAGGCCATTCTTCACAAAGA GAAAAGCGGTTCTTGTATGATATTGTTGCAAATGGTCGCAATGGAATTGATGTTGACAA ATTGATGGAGACCATGCATGTTGTGGATGATGAAATTTGTTACCGTGCTAATGATT ATCTAACTGTTCACAAGTTATTTGCAACTCGGGCAGATCTTCATCAAACAGTCTATACACATGCAAAAGTAAAA GCAATAGAATTGATGGTCATAGATGCACTGGTCAAAGCAAATCCGTTTCTTCAAATTACATCCTTAATTCATCAACCATCTGAATTTTGGAAG TTAGATGATTCAATTCTTAAAACGATTGAATCTTCTTCTCAACAAGAGCTGAAGGAATCCAGGGACTTGATCCAACGCATTCGAAGAAGGGATCTATACCAG TACTGCAATGAATTTTCTGTTCCCAAGGAAAGACTGGACCACTTCAGAAGTATCACACCCCAAGATATCGTTTGTTCCCAG acTAATGGTGCCAATCTGAAAGAAGAGGATGTTGTTGTGAGctatgttaaaattgatttaacaaGAGGAAGGGCAAATCCTCTTGGAAG TGTTAATTTTTTCAAG GAGTACGGTAGTAAAGAAAAATTCCGCATCCCAAACGATTGCATCAGTCATCTGTTACCAGCATATTGCGAAGATGTGATAGTGAGAGTATACAGTAGGGAACGTGAGCAG GTGGAAGCTGTTTCTAATGCTTTTGAAAATTATCAGCTTAAGACATTTGGAAGGAAAAAACAAGTGCACGATACTCCTGAGAAAAAGAAACGTCCAAAGTACTTTCCAAGCTTGTAA
- the LOC100796869 gene encoding deoxynucleoside triphosphate triphosphohydrolase SAMHD1 homolog isoform X4, with protein sequence MAGPVSSLGYVNTERKFLKHIRDNVHGNILLEPIFLSFMDTEQFQRLRDLKQLGLSYMVYPGAVHSRFEHSLGVYWLAGKAIDAIKKYQGQELGIEHTDVLTVKLAGLLHDVGHGPFSHTFERGFLPLVLQGSTWSHEEMSVKMIDHIVDQHKIDLDSELLKKVKEMITSSPGHSSQREKRFLYDIVANGRNGIDVDKFDYIVRDSRACGLGCNFQHERCLFLYSRLMETMHVVDDEICYRANDYLTVHKLFATRADLHQTVYTHAKVKAIELMVIDALVKANPFLQITSLIHQPSEFWKLDDSILKTIESSSQQELKESRDLIQRIRRRDLYQYCNEFSVPKERLDHFRSITPQDIVCSQTNGANLKEEDVVVSYVKIDLTRGRANPLGRSTVVKKNSASQTIASVICYQHIAKM encoded by the exons ATGGCTGGTCCTGTTTCCTCGCTCGGCTACGTCAATACGGAAAGGAAATTCCTTAAGCATATCCGTGACAACGTTCACGGCAACATTTTGCTGGAGCCG ATATTCTTGAGCTTTATGGACACGGAACAATTTCAAAG ACTTCGTGATTTGAAACAACTTG GCCTAAGTTATATGGTTTACCCTGGAGCCGTCCATTCTCGCTTTGAGCATTCACTGGGTGTTTATTGGCTGGCTGGAAAAGCTATTGATGCCATTAAAAAATACCAA GGCCAAGAGCTTGGTATTGAACATACTGATGTATTGACAGTAAAACTTGCAG GATTGCTACATGATGTTGGTCATGGTCCATTCAGCCACACTTTTGAGCGTGGATTCCTTCCGCTTGTTCTTCAGGGCTCCACTTG GTCACACGAGGAAATGTCTGTGAAGATGATAGATCACATTGTTGATCAACACAAAATTGATCTGGATTCTGAACTCCTAAAGAAAGTGAAG GAAATGATCACTTCTAGCCCAGGCCATTCTTCACAAAGA GAAAAGCGGTTCTTGTATGATATTGTTGCAAATGGTCGCAATGGAATTGATGTTGACAA GTTTGACTACATTGTTCGTGATTCCCGGGCTTGTGGCCTAGGGTGCAACTTTCAGCATGAGaggtgtttatttttatattctag ATTGATGGAGACCATGCATGTTGTGGATGATGAAATTTGTTACCGTGCTAATGATT ATCTAACTGTTCACAAGTTATTTGCAACTCGGGCAGATCTTCATCAAACAGTCTATACACATGCAAAAGTAAAA GCAATAGAATTGATGGTCATAGATGCACTGGTCAAAGCAAATCCGTTTCTTCAAATTACATCCTTAATTCATCAACCATCTGAATTTTGGAAG TTAGATGATTCAATTCTTAAAACGATTGAATCTTCTTCTCAACAAGAGCTGAAGGAATCCAGGGACTTGATCCAACGCATTCGAAGAAGGGATCTATACCAG TACTGCAATGAATTTTCTGTTCCCAAGGAAAGACTGGACCACTTCAGAAGTATCACACCCCAAGATATCGTTTGTTCCCAG acTAATGGTGCCAATCTGAAAGAAGAGGATGTTGTTGTGAGctatgttaaaattgatttaacaaGAGGAAGGGCAAATCCTCTTGGAAG GAGTACGGTAGTAAAGAAAAATTCCGCATCCCAAACGATTGCATCAGTCATCTGTTACCAGCATATTGCGAAGATGTGA
- the LOC100797400 gene encoding uncharacterized protein produces MATLAPGILLKLLNGLNTGVKPTNEHRSSLLQVTDIVPADLDEKNLIPKQGFFIKVSDSSHSIYASLPSDQDDIVLSNKMQLGQFIYVDRLEPGSPVPVLKGAKPLPGRHPLIGTPEPLMGLRDQNQKPNSVPRRGSWGTGGDGGFNFKPVNLDFDQCTPVKVRNGGFQPVSSSPLIRGTPGSAVRCSVGGGLLLAKMSDAKAESPALLRKSCVVATSNSKFARSRSVSEREHRIPASPFKSAEKKFGTTPPRLRNARVITSSSYGDAQGQNTDTSVSSSSQSQSQSTANSAFDNCNNLSIPMNLPGKLSSLGKEAVQQREVAQKIALQALRDASATETVVRSLKMFSNLCKSARTDAPKACFERFLEFHMEIVQAVNEMVSIQAATSASELAQKSDKQELQVLHEVMDNCENSESNLSKRRGALYKSMAVIPEKHEQKANMGRLLRSSTNQKEILEKKGSTPLTKMPLGPIVENDENKKPGGSCSLSNTIKLGKQIETEAGNWFMEFIEKALETGLKKTKDASDGDVRKVPQSLILKVMNWVEVEQCQSNKRPGHPKAAQVARKLRIKMKNP; encoded by the exons ATGGCAACACTCGCTCCCGGGATTTTGTTGAAGCTCCTCAACGGATTGAACACCGGCGTGAAACCCACGAACGAGCACCGCAGCTCGCTCCTGCAAGTGACCGACATCGTCCCCGCCGATCTCGACGAAAAAAACCTAATCCCAAAACAAGGGTTTTTCATAAAGGTCTCCGATTCCTCTCACTCTATCTACGCGAGTCTTCCCTCGGACCAAGACGACATCGTTCTCAGCAACAAGATGCAGCTCGGGCAGTTCATCTACGTCGACCGGCTCGAACCGGGCTCGCCGGTTCCGGTTCTCAAAGGGGCCAAGCCTCTCCCCGGAAGACACCCTCTGATCGGCACGCCAGAGCCCTTAATGGGCCTCAGAGACCAAAACCAAAAGCCCAATTCTGTTCCCAGAAGAGGGTCTTGGGGAACCGGTGGCGACGGGGGTTTTAATTTTAAGCCGGTGAATTTGGACTTTGACCAATGTACCCCTGTGAAAGTGAGGAATGGCGGATTTCAACCGGTGTCGTCGTCGCCGTTGATTCGAGGGACTCCAGGCTCTGCTGTGCGGTGCTCTGTTGGTGGAGGGCTTCTTCTAGCGAAAATGAGTGATGCTAAAGCGGAAAGTCCTGCGTTGCTTAGGAAAAGTTGCGTGGTTGCTACTTCTAATTCGAAATTTGCTAGGAGCAGGAGTGTTTCTGAAAGGGAACATAGAATCCCTGCTAGCCCCTTCAAGTCAGCT GAGAAGAAATTCGGGACTACGCCACCACGGTTGAGAAATGCGAGAGTGataacttcttcttcttatggGGATGCTCAGGGTCAAAACACGGACACGAGTGTCTCTTCCTCTTCTCAATCCCAATCTCAGTCTACTGCTAATTCAGCTTTTGATAATTGCAACAACCTCAGCATACCCATGAATTTACCAGGAAAGCTGAGCTCGCTGGGAAAG GAAGCTGTGCAGCAAAGAGAAGTGGCTCAAAAGATTGCCCTTCAGGCTTTAAGAGATGCTTCAGCTACTGAGACAGTAGTTCGGTCCCTCAA GATGTTCTCGAATTTGTGCAAGTCCGCTCGAACTGATGCTCCCAAGGCTTGTTTTGAACGGTTTCTGGAATTCCATATGGAGATTGTGCAAGCAGTTAATGAAATGGTGTCCATTCAAGCTGCTACTTCAGCCTCAGAGTTGGCTCAGAAATCAGATAAACAAGAACTGCAGGTTTTGCATGAAGTTATGGACAATTGTGAGAATAGTGaatcaaacttgtccaaaagaAGGGGTGCTTTGTACAAGTCAATGGCTGTCATTCCTGAAAAGCATGAGCAAAAAGCAAACATGGGGAGGCTCCTAAGATCCAGTACCAACCAAAAGGAGATTTTGGAGAAGAAAGGTTCAACTCCTCTTACAAAAATGCCTCTGGGACCTATTGTTGAAAATGATGAGAATAAGAAACCAGGAGGATCATGCAGCTTAAGCAACACAATCAAACTGGGAAAGCAGATAGAAACTGAAGCAGGAAATTGGTTTATGGAATTCATTGAGAAGGCATTGGAAACAGGTTTGAAGAAAACAAAGGATGCATCAGATGGTGATGTCAGGAAAGTTCCTCAGTCTCTCATACTGAAAGTTATGAACTGGGTGGAGGTAGAACAGTGCCAAAGTAACAAGCGGCCTGGTCATCCTAAAGCAGCACAAGTTGCTCGAAAGTTGagaataaagatgaaaaatccTTGA